A part of Bacteroidota bacterium genomic DNA contains:
- a CDS encoding M23 family metallopeptidase: protein MALKIRTKANKKLRNRFRFVILNDETFEEKFSLTLTKRNVWIFLSVSTFTLVFLTSAAIIYTPLKYFIPGFGDYNYRSQIIQLQFKTDSLQTAMESRTAWIDNLVNIASGNIDTTQPTAKTEQKVDKSSFHLSEPTPDETDLRKQVEKEENYSLIYNGTQSNVVVEEVRQMHAITPVDGFVTSEFDAQKEHFGIDIATKNEAPVKAILDGKVISAAYTIETGYVIEVQHAHNLISIYKHNSRLLKKPGNKVKAGDVIALSGSTGELSSGPHLHFELWYEGKSLNPKDYILF from the coding sequence TCTAAATGATGAAACCTTTGAGGAAAAGTTCTCTTTGACTCTTACGAAAAGAAACGTTTGGATATTTCTGAGTGTTTCAACCTTCACGCTAGTCTTTTTGACTTCAGCAGCAATCATATATACTCCACTCAAATACTTTATTCCTGGTTTTGGCGACTATAATTATCGAAGCCAAATTATCCAACTACAATTTAAAACCGACTCGCTGCAAACCGCAATGGAAAGCCGAACAGCCTGGATAGATAATTTGGTCAATATTGCCTCCGGGAATATAGATACAACTCAACCCACTGCTAAAACAGAGCAGAAGGTAGATAAGTCCTCTTTCCATTTATCCGAACCGACTCCAGACGAAACCGATTTGCGTAAACAAGTGGAAAAAGAGGAGAATTACTCTTTAATCTACAACGGTACGCAAAGCAATGTGGTTGTAGAGGAAGTCCGTCAAATGCATGCCATAACACCGGTGGATGGCTTTGTGACCAGCGAATTTGATGCGCAGAAAGAACATTTTGGAATAGACATAGCTACCAAAAATGAAGCACCGGTCAAAGCTATCTTGGATGGAAAGGTGATCTCTGCTGCCTATACAATAGAAACCGGTTATGTTATCGAAGTGCAACACGCTCATAACCTTATATCAATTTATAAGCACAATTCGCGTCTGCTGAAAAAGCCGGGCAATAAAGTAAAGGCCGGAGATGTCATCGCTTTGAGTGGAAGTACCGGAGAATTATCCTCCGGTCCTCATCTTCATTTCGAACTTTGGTACGAGGGCAAAAGCCTAAACCCTAAAGATTATATCTTATTTTAG